The genome window TAACCGCTTCCTCGGACGCCGCCCGAAACCGCATCAAAGACTGGCGCGCCGTGGCAACCTCCGGGCACGAACTTGGCAACCATACGCTTTATCACCCCTGCGATGCAACCGGACCGGGCATGAGCTGGGTGAAGCCGGAATATGATCTCAGCAAGTATAGCATGGGCCGCATCCAGGATGAGGTCCGGATGTGCAATGCATTTTTGAAATCAATTGACGGGCTTGATAAACGCACATTCGCCTTCACCTGCGGACATAAAAAGGTGGCAGAGGGCGAATTTATACAAACGCTTTCCAGCGAATTTATAGCCGCCAGAGCGGTCAGACATGAAATGCACACATTTGAGGAACAAAAACTGATGGACATTGACTGCTATTCGATGGTGGAACAATCGGGCAAGGATATGATCGAGCTGGTAAAGCAGGCGCAGCAGAGCGGAAAGTTGCTCGTTTTTCTGTTTCACGGCGTGGGCGGGGAGCATGCTTTGAATGTGTCAAACCAGGCGCACAGTGAGTTGCTGCATTATCTGAAAGAGAATGAAAAAGAAATTTACGTGGATACAATGCGCAATGTCGCAGAGCATATTCAAAGTTTGAAAAAATAATTATGTAAAACACCAATCATGACCAAGAGCCCTTTCTTAATGCTTTTTAGCTGCCTGTTGATTGGCTTCAAACTGCTTGCAGCTGATCCGTCGGGCGCCGAAGCGTCGGGCGCCGAAGCGTCGGACGCCGAACCGTTAGCTTCTGACGGGAATGACGGTTATCGGTTATGGCTTAACTATGAGCCGGTCAGGAATGCTTCGGTGAAATCGGAATATCTGAAATATGCAGCATTCATTGGTAGGCCCGCGAGCGGTGAAATCATGCAGAGTGCATCTCAGGAGCTGCAATTGGGATTGGGTAAACTTTTGGGTAAATCTGTAAACATCACAAACTCATTTGCCGGAAAGTCGGGTGGAATAGTTTTCAAAATAGAAACGAGCGCTGATACTGCACAGCCGGTTGAAGGTTATCGGATCCAGTTGTCGGGCGGCAACATGATCATTAGTTCAAAATCGGAGCAGGGGATTTTGTATGGAACATTTGCCCTGCTGCGCCATATGCAAATGCAGTTGCCGGTCAAGGGATTAAACCTTGCCAGCAGCCCCAGAGTGCGTTACCGGATGCTGAACCATTGGGATAATCCGGATGGCACGATTGAGCGCGGCTATGCGGGACAATCGCTCTGGAAATGGTATGAGCTGCCCGAGCGCGTGGACCCGCGTTATGCGGATTATGCGCGTGCCAATGCTTCTTTGGGCATTAATGGAACTGTACTTAACAATGTGAATGCAAGCGCTCGGTTCATGTCACAGGAATACATTGTGAAGGTGGCGGCGGTGGCGAATGTGATGCGGAAATATGGGATCAAAACTTACTTGTCCGTATATTTTGCTGCGCCCAAAACATTAGGTGGACTTAAAACATCTGATCCGCTCGACCCGCAGGTGCGCGCGTGGTGGAAAGAGAAGGTTGCCCAGATTTACAAGGAAATTCCTGATTTCGGCGGGTTTTTGGTTAAAGCCAATTCAGAAGGAGAACCGGGCCCGCAGGATTACGGCCGCATCCACGCCGACGGGGCCAACATGCTGGCCGAAGCATTCAAGCCTTATGACGGCATTGTGATCTGGCGTGCGTTTGTTTACAAAGCCGATCCCAATGCGGATCGCTTCAAAGCGGCGCACGAGGAATTTGTGCCTTTGGATGGAAAATTTGATCCCAAAGTAATTGTTCAGGTCAAGAACGGTCCTATTGATTTCCAGCCCCGCGAACCATTCTCGCCGCTGTTCGGCAATATGCCCAAAACGCCGCTGGGCATCGAATTTCAAATCACGCAGGAATATCTGGGCTTTGCAACCCACGCAGTTTATGAAGCGCCCATTTTTGAAGAATGTCTGGATTCGGACACTTATGTAAACGGAGCCGGATCTACGGTTGCCAAGATTGTTGATGGCAGCCTGCACGGTTATGAGCGCACACTTATTGCTGGCGTGGCCAATACAGGCAACAGCCGCAACTGGACGGGTCATCCGCTGGCGCAGGCCAACTGGTATGCATTCGGAAGACTAAGCTGGGACCATCAGTTAACCTCAGAACAGATCGCCAGAGAATGGATTGCCTTGACCTTGACCCAAAATCCAAAAGCAAGCGGGCACATTACCGCATTAATGCTTCGTTCCCGCGAAATTTACGTCGATTACAACACGCCGCTCGGCCTCTCCCGTCCCTGGATGGGCGTCCATTTCGCCCCCGAACCCTGGCAAAACAAGGGCTCGCGCCCGGATTGGACCGCCGTTTACTATCATCGTGCTGACTCAATCGGGCTGGGTTTCGACCGGACAGCTTCCGGAAGCAACGCATTGGCCCAGTACCGGCCGGAAGTTCAGAAACAATGGAACAATCCTGACCAAACACCACTTCCTTACCTGCTCTGGTTCCATCACGTTCGCTGGGATAAAAAACTGAGCACTGGCAGGACATTGTGGGAGGAACTTTGCACCCGTTTTTATACTGGCGCGGACTCTGTTGTATGGATGCAGCAGCAATGGGACCTAGCCAAACCGAGCCTTGATCCACAAATTTATACGGATGTTGCAGAACGGTTGAAGGTGCAGCGCAGGGAAGCGATCTGGTGGCGTGATGCGTGGGTTCTGTATTTACAAACATTTACGAAGCAACCTGTTCCCGCAGGTTTTGAACCACCAAAACAGACATTGGAGGAGGTAAAGAAGTCGGTTAATGTGTACTTAATGAGATAAATCCCCGGCTGTTCAAAGAATCGCAAAAAATCATAAAAAATTCACATTTTTATTAAGTGTAGCCTTGACAAATATCTAAAAGATTATATATTTGTATATAGGATTGATTTGATTAAAAATTGGACTTAATCTGCGTTCCAAGTTGCGTTTAGCTGTCTTTTTTTGATTCCCATCCGGGAATATTTTGTGCTGTTCAACAAGTGTCATCTTAACATTTAAGTCGGATCTATGAAAAATCGATTACAAATTTTTACCCGCCTCTGGGGTACATGGTTAAGCGGGGCTGTGATATTACTGGCGCTGTCTATGCAGGTCAGTTATGCCGCCCGGTTCGCAGACAAGCAGGTTGCAGGCAAGGTCACGGCCGATAATGGAGAAGCGTTGCCGGGTGTGAATGTTACCTTGAAAGGCAGTAGCGTAGGAACCACTACGGATACGAAAGGAGAGTTCTCACTAAGTGTTCCTTCGGAAACCAGTGTGTTGGTATTCAGCTTTATAGGGTATGCCAAACAGGAGGTCGAAGTGGGCAACAAGACCAGGATCGAAATCCGGCTGGCCGCTGAGAACCAGGCTTTGGAAGAAATGGTGGTAATCGGCTATGGTTCGCAAAAGAAATCATCCCTTACCGGAGCCGTATCTTCGGTTTCTCCCAAAGAGCTGACAGCACTGCCGGTGGTTAGTGCGGAACAAGCTTTGCAGGGAAGAGTGCCAGGCGTCCGGGTAGTGAATAACGGTAGTCCGGGCCAAACTCCGGTTGTACGTATAAGGGGTATCGGTAGTATTAACTATGCTTCTGGGCCGCTTTATGTGATTGACGGAATTCCTGCCGGGGACCTGAACAACCTGGATCCGAAGGACATTGAATCATTGGAGGTTTTGAAAGATGCAAGCTCAGCCGCCATTTACGGCTCACGCGCTTCAAATGGTGTGATCATTATCACAACCAAAAAAGGATCGAAAGACGGTAAGCTGCATGTGAACCTGGATACTTATTATGGCACGCAGTCGGCCTGGAAAAAGCTGGATGTGCTGAATACAGACCAATATAAGCAATATGCAACGGCCTTGCTTGGTAACGCCGGGATCGCCTTGCCGGGCAGGCTGAATGATCTGAACCAGCCCATTTATCCGGGAGCCACGCAAACTTTTGCCCAAACAAATACCAACTGGCAGGACGTGATGTTCCGCAGCGCGCCCATCCAGCAGCACCAGATTTCAGTTTCAGGAGGCAATGCTGTTTCCCGTTTCTTTACATCGGCTGGCTATTTTGACCAGGAAGGGATTTTGATTGGCACAAATTACAAACGTGCCAATGTGCGTCTCAACTCGGATCACCAGGTCGCCAAATTTTTGAGCATTGGACAGACTTTGACCGTATCATTTGACAAATCACGCGGCGAGCAGGGATTTGGGGGAGGGCGTACTGCTGTGATGCAGATGATCCGTAACCTGCCATACTGGCCTGTTACCGACCCAACAAAACCAGGTGGTTACAGTTCGCCAACCGCTGCCGATGGAAGTGACCCGGATAACCCGGTCCGCATTGCATTAATGGATGTGACGCGTAACCAGCGTTTGAAGTTGCTGGGATCTTTGTTTGCTGAGGTTAAGCTGGCCAGTTTTCTAAAATACCGTTTCAGCTTTGGTGCAGATATCGTTTCCGCGAACACCGTCAATCAGTTCCCGATTTATAATGATGGTTTCAAATCGCGTACACAATATGAGATCCAGGATAACCGCACCAATTTCTTCTCACCCGTGCTGACAAACCAGCTGACATTTGAAAAGAATTTTGGCAAACATTTACTTAATGTAACAGCGATTGTTGACAAGCAAACCTTCCGGGCCAGCACCCTGAACGGATCCGGTTACCGGCCAAACAATGACATCGACGAGCTGCAAGGCGCCTCCAATCCAAATGCTACAAGCACGCTGGACGAAAGCTCGCTGATCTCTTATGTAGGACGTTTGAATTATGAATATGCCGGAAAATATCTGCTTAGCGG of Dyadobacter chenhuakuii contains these proteins:
- a CDS encoding alpha-glucuronidase family glycosyl hydrolase, whose translation is MTKSPFLMLFSCLLIGFKLLAADPSGAEASGAEASDAEPLASDGNDGYRLWLNYEPVRNASVKSEYLKYAAFIGRPASGEIMQSASQELQLGLGKLLGKSVNITNSFAGKSGGIVFKIETSADTAQPVEGYRIQLSGGNMIISSKSEQGILYGTFALLRHMQMQLPVKGLNLASSPRVRYRMLNHWDNPDGTIERGYAGQSLWKWYELPERVDPRYADYARANASLGINGTVLNNVNASARFMSQEYIVKVAAVANVMRKYGIKTYLSVYFAAPKTLGGLKTSDPLDPQVRAWWKEKVAQIYKEIPDFGGFLVKANSEGEPGPQDYGRIHADGANMLAEAFKPYDGIVIWRAFVYKADPNADRFKAAHEEFVPLDGKFDPKVIVQVKNGPIDFQPREPFSPLFGNMPKTPLGIEFQITQEYLGFATHAVYEAPIFEECLDSDTYVNGAGSTVAKIVDGSLHGYERTLIAGVANTGNSRNWTGHPLAQANWYAFGRLSWDHQLTSEQIAREWIALTLTQNPKASGHITALMLRSREIYVDYNTPLGLSRPWMGVHFAPEPWQNKGSRPDWTAVYYHRADSIGLGFDRTASGSNALAQYRPEVQKQWNNPDQTPLPYLLWFHHVRWDKKLSTGRTLWEELCTRFYTGADSVVWMQQQWDLAKPSLDPQIYTDVAERLKVQRREAIWWRDAWVLYLQTFTKQPVPAGFEPPKQTLEEVKKSVNVYLMR
- a CDS encoding SusC/RagA family TonB-linked outer membrane protein, giving the protein MKNRLQIFTRLWGTWLSGAVILLALSMQVSYAARFADKQVAGKVTADNGEALPGVNVTLKGSSVGTTTDTKGEFSLSVPSETSVLVFSFIGYAKQEVEVGNKTRIEIRLAAENQALEEMVVIGYGSQKKSSLTGAVSSVSPKELTALPVVSAEQALQGRVPGVRVVNNGSPGQTPVVRIRGIGSINYASGPLYVIDGIPAGDLNNLDPKDIESLEVLKDASSAAIYGSRASNGVIIITTKKGSKDGKLHVNLDTYYGTQSAWKKLDVLNTDQYKQYATALLGNAGIALPGRLNDLNQPIYPGATQTFAQTNTNWQDVMFRSAPIQQHQISVSGGNAVSRFFTSAGYFDQEGILIGTNYKRANVRLNSDHQVAKFLSIGQTLTVSFDKSRGEQGFGGGRTAVMQMIRNLPYWPVTDPTKPGGYSSPTAADGSDPDNPVRIALMDVTRNQRLKLLGSLFAEVKLASFLKYRFSFGADIVSANTVNQFPIYNDGFKSRTQYEIQDNRTNFFSPVLTNQLTFEKNFGKHLLNVTAIVDKQTFRASTLNGSGYRPNNDIDELQGASNPNATSTLDESSLISYVGRLNYEYAGKYLLSGSIRRDGSSRFAPGNKWGTFPSLSLGWRISEEEFLKSLPEISELKIRASYGQTGFNGIGSYAWQALVSADNSNYVFGGNKVLGSYFSSLANTQLKWESTTMTNLGIDLALFNNSVTFTAETYNRKTDGLLLQVPIPNSVGYSTSPLSNIGSMKNWGYEFQLGYSKNDGDFKWNASANLDITRNKVLSLATQSATLFSGSNADFGGGDITKTEAGHPIQSFFGYEVDGIFQNQAEINAANALDGDDKTKYLDAAAPGDIRFKDRDGDGRITPSDRTYLGSFIPKFSYGANLGGNFKNFDFTLYLQGVQGNKIYNGTKVIEQGMLRLFNAGTDVLNAWTPTNTNTDVPRAVSGDPNNNSRTSDRFVESGSYMRIKNLSIGYTIPTKILSALTKETITKARFYVSATNLLTFTKYSGLDPEIGVNGSSTDTATQLINGIDYGMYPQPRTLQVGLSVGF